The proteins below are encoded in one region of Candidatus Thermoplasmatota archaeon:
- a CDS encoding cob(I)yrinic acid a,c-diamide adenosyltransferase, translating into MSRIATGTGDKGETGLADGRRVRKTSLQIEAFGAVDELNAALGVALAAGAPRKIASSLRRMQRELFDLGADLSSAKGGPRLGKAHAQRLDAEIDVLEAVLPPLRRFVLPGGSPAGSHLHFSRTVCRRAERAVIRLREAEPDAVAPEAVVYLNRLSDLLFLMAREANHEAGVAESEVVF; encoded by the coding sequence ATGTCGCGCATCGCGACGGGCACGGGTGACAAGGGCGAAACCGGCCTTGCCGACGGCCGGCGCGTCCGAAAGACGTCGCTTCAGATCGAGGCGTTTGGCGCCGTCGACGAGCTCAACGCGGCCCTTGGCGTCGCCCTTGCGGCCGGCGCGCCGCGCAAGATCGCTTCGTCCCTTCGTCGGATGCAACGCGAGCTCTTCGACCTTGGCGCGGACCTTTCAAGCGCCAAAGGGGGGCCGCGCTTGGGCAAGGCGCACGCGCAGCGCCTGGACGCCGAGATCGACGTCCTCGAAGCGGTCCTGCCGCCGCTTCGCCGCTTCGTCCTGCCCGGCGGCTCGCCCGCGGGCTCGCACCTCCACTTCTCGCGGACGGTCTGCCGTCGCGCCGAGCGGGCCGTGATCCGCCTGCGGGAGGCCGAGCCCGACGCGGTGGCGCCCGAGGCCGTCGTCTACCTCAACCGGCTTTCGGACCTCCTGTTCCTCATGGCGCGCGAGGCCAACCACGAAGCGGGCGTGGCCGAGAGCGAGGTCGTGTTCTAG